In a genomic window of Pseudomonas putida:
- a CDS encoding GlxA family transcriptional regulator, which produces MSNQSFDDANARFTWRRDDVAPLRVAVLLLPSFSNFGLAAVLEPLAIANWLTQRQLFQWSLLSLDGEPVQASNGLTTVANDGLKADQGFDACLVIASFDVHKHSRNVALKSWLRKQALFGAVLMGVETGTELLAAAGVLDGYEAAVHWDNLQGFQESYPRVHAKPQLYTLERQRLTCAGATTTLDMLLGWIGQSIDSELAREIGMHLLMGQVRAPADSQLDGDLTNTGLYGNKIRRAVQLMEQALEEPLDCEAIAGQVGLSRRQLERQFKHQTGLSPLKYYLTLRLARAHSLLQQTRMTVAQVAACSGFGSLEHFSRTYRARFGCPPSEDRSQVWTAPVMRQPLRKVQRPAL; this is translated from the coding sequence ATGAGTAATCAGTCGTTCGATGATGCAAACGCCCGTTTCACCTGGCGGCGCGACGATGTCGCGCCGTTGCGCGTGGCGGTCTTGCTGTTGCCGTCGTTCTCCAACTTCGGTCTGGCCGCGGTGCTGGAGCCGTTGGCCATTGCCAACTGGCTGACCCAGCGCCAGCTGTTCCAGTGGTCGCTGTTGTCCCTGGACGGCGAACCGGTGCAGGCCAGCAACGGTCTGACCACCGTCGCCAATGACGGTTTGAAGGCCGACCAGGGTTTCGATGCCTGTCTGGTGATCGCCAGTTTCGATGTGCACAAACACAGCCGGAACGTGGCGCTCAAGAGCTGGCTGCGTAAACAGGCACTGTTTGGCGCGGTGTTGATGGGCGTGGAAACCGGCACCGAACTGCTGGCGGCCGCCGGCGTGCTCGATGGCTACGAAGCCGCCGTGCACTGGGACAACCTGCAAGGCTTTCAGGAAAGTTATCCACGGGTCCACGCCAAGCCGCAGCTCTACACCCTGGAACGCCAGCGCCTGACCTGCGCCGGCGCCACCACCACTCTGGACATGCTGCTGGGCTGGATCGGCCAGAGCATCGACAGCGAACTGGCCCGGGAAATCGGCATGCATCTGTTGATGGGCCAGGTGCGGGCTCCGGCGGACAGCCAGCTCGACGGCGACCTGACCAACACCGGGCTATACGGCAACAAGATTCGCCGGGCGGTGCAGTTGATGGAGCAGGCGCTGGAGGAACCGCTGGATTGCGAGGCGATTGCAGGGCAAGTCGGGCTGTCACGCCGGCAACTGGAGCGTCAGTTCAAGCATCAGACCGGCCTGTCGCCGCTCAAGTATTACCTGACCCTGCGGCTGGCCCGGGCCCACAGCCTGCTGCAACAGACCCGCATGACCGTGGCGCAGGTGGCGGCCTGTTCCGGTTTCGGCTCGCTGGAACATTTCTCCCGCACCTACCGCGCCCGTTTCGGCTGCCCGCCCAGCGAAGACCGCAGCCAGGTCTGGACCGCTCCGGTGATGCGCCAGCCGCTGCGCAAGGTACAACGGCCGGCCCTGTAG
- a CDS encoding class II aldolase and adducin N-terminal domain-containing protein, with amino-acid sequence MSQSVEQLRIRLACAFRWAARLNLHESIANHFSVAVSGDGREFLINPYGKHFSRIRASDLLLVNADDPASLDRPDAPDITAWALHSALHRNQPHARCILHTHSKYATALACLADSRLPPIEQNCMRFFERVMIDEGFDGMGLGDEAERVSRLLGDKPILLMGNHGVLVAAPSIAQAFDDLYYFERACETYITALSTGRELRITSDAIARKTCRQWLDYQGFADKHFNALMGILDEEEPDYRD; translated from the coding sequence ATGAGCCAATCCGTTGAGCAACTGAGAATCCGCCTGGCCTGCGCGTTTCGCTGGGCCGCGCGGTTGAACCTGCATGAGTCCATCGCCAATCACTTCAGCGTGGCGGTGTCGGGAGACGGCCGGGAGTTCTTGATCAACCCCTACGGCAAGCACTTCTCGCGGATCCGGGCCAGCGACTTGCTGCTGGTCAACGCCGATGATCCCGCCAGCCTCGACCGCCCGGACGCGCCTGACATCACCGCCTGGGCCCTGCACAGCGCCTTGCACCGTAACCAGCCCCATGCCCGGTGCATCCTGCACACCCATTCGAAATATGCGACGGCGTTGGCTTGCCTCGCGGATTCGCGGCTACCACCGATCGAGCAGAACTGCATGCGTTTTTTCGAACGGGTGATGATCGATGAAGGGTTCGACGGCATGGGCCTTGGGGACGAGGCCGAACGAGTCAGCCGTCTGCTGGGGGACAAGCCGATCCTGTTGATGGGCAATCACGGCGTGCTGGTGGCGGCGCCGAGCATCGCCCAGGCATTCGACGATCTGTATTACTTCGAGCGGGCTTGCGAAACCTACATCACCGCACTGTCCACCGGTCGCGAACTGCGGATTACCAGCGACGCCATCGCGCGCAAGACCTGCCGGCAATGGCTCGACTATCAGGGCTTTGCCGACAAGCATTTCAATGCGCTGATGGGCATTCTCGATGAGGAAGAGCCAGATTATCGAGACTGA
- a CDS encoding HlyD family secretion protein, whose product MTSMPSVEPDLAVPVTTPKPPLLKRLLLPTVGIAALVLAGVYGAHWWTIARFIEETDDAYIGGDVTVIGPKVAGYIDEVLVTDNQKVKAGDVLIRLDSRDYRATLAKAEGAVAAQEALLANLDATEQLQQAVIGQARAGIDAAGAETARSRDDDARYKKLVSTNAVSVESAQRANATFKTASALSARAQAELVAAQRQLNVIATQKQQARAALIQAKAERDLAQLNVGYTELRAPVDGVIGNRRARVGAYAQAGSQMLSVVPTSGLWVDANFKEDQLARMVPGQRVVIHADVLSGQAFHGHLDSLAPASGAQFSVLPPENATGNFTKIVQRVPVRIHLDPADSVLGHLRPGLSVTAEVDTREAPDAPAVASAP is encoded by the coding sequence ATGACCAGCATGCCCTCCGTTGAGCCCGACCTGGCGGTCCCCGTGACCACCCCCAAGCCTCCCCTGCTCAAACGCCTGCTTTTGCCCACCGTCGGCATCGCTGCCCTGGTGCTGGCCGGTGTGTATGGCGCCCATTGGTGGACCATTGCCCGCTTCATCGAGGAAACCGACGATGCCTACATCGGTGGCGACGTGACGGTGATTGGACCCAAGGTCGCCGGCTACATCGACGAAGTGCTGGTGACCGACAACCAGAAGGTCAAGGCCGGCGATGTGCTGATCCGCCTCGATTCCCGGGATTACCGCGCCACCCTGGCCAAGGCCGAAGGCGCGGTGGCGGCGCAGGAAGCCCTGCTGGCCAACCTCGACGCCACCGAACAACTGCAACAGGCCGTCATCGGCCAGGCCCGCGCCGGCATCGATGCCGCCGGTGCCGAAACCGCCCGCTCCCGGGATGACGATGCGCGCTACAAAAAGCTGGTCAGCACCAATGCGGTCTCGGTGGAAAGCGCGCAAAGGGCCAACGCCACCTTCAAGACAGCTTCAGCATTAAGCGCCCGCGCCCAGGCAGAACTGGTGGCGGCGCAACGCCAACTGAACGTGATTGCCACCCAGAAACAACAGGCTCGCGCCGCGTTGATTCAAGCCAAAGCCGAACGCGATCTGGCGCAACTGAACGTCGGCTACACCGAACTGCGCGCGCCGGTCGATGGCGTGATCGGCAATCGCCGCGCGCGGGTCGGCGCCTACGCCCAGGCCGGTTCGCAAATGCTCTCGGTGGTACCCACCAGCGGCTTGTGGGTCGATGCCAACTTCAAGGAAGACCAACTGGCGCGCATGGTGCCGGGGCAACGCGTGGTGATTCATGCCGACGTGCTTTCGGGCCAGGCCTTCCACGGCCATCTCGACAGCCTGGCGCCGGCCAGCGGCGCGCAGTTCAGCGTACTGCCACCGGAGAACGCCACCGGCAACTTCACCAAGATCGTGCAGCGGGTACCGGTGCGCATTCACCTGGACCCGGCCGACAGCGTGCTCGGTCACCTGCGTCCGGGCCTGTCGGTCACTGCTGAAGTGGACACCCGTGAAGCGCCGGACGCGCCTGCCGTGGCCAGCGCACCATGA
- a CDS encoding choline dehydrogenase, producing the protein MANHEFDYLIVGAGSAGCVLANRLGEDPATQILLLEAGPADKSWTIDMPSAVGLVVGGTRYNWSYSSEPEPYLDGRRIGTPRGRTLGGSSSINGMVYIRGHARDYDAWAKQGCTGWSYLDVLPYFKRAQTHAGGEDDYRGAAGHLHVTPGDVQTPLCAAFLKAGAEAGYGLSDDLNGYRQEAFGPVDRTTRNGRRWSTSRGYLSEALGRGNVRVSTDALALRILFKGQRAIGIEYEQNGKTHQAFARREVLLTAGAINSPQLLLLSGIGPASELRDLGITVKQDLPGVGRRLNDHPDTVVQYLCKKPVSLYPWTTAPGKWWIGARWFATHDGLAASNHFEAGAFIRSRAGVEHPDLQLTFMPLAVKPGSVDLVPNHAFQIHIDLMRPTSLGSVTLNSADPRQPPRILFNYLKTEQDRADMRAGARLVREIIEQSAMAAFKGEELVPGPQAQSDEALDAWARQVTETGYHASGTCKMGPASDTEAVVDPQLRVHGLDGLRVVDASIMPVIVSGNTNAPTVMIAEKASDMIRGRSPLPRSQAAVWTHPQWQTRQR; encoded by the coding sequence ATGGCCAACCATGAGTTTGATTACCTGATCGTGGGCGCGGGGTCGGCCGGCTGCGTGTTGGCCAATCGCCTCGGCGAAGACCCGGCCACGCAAATCCTGCTGCTCGAAGCCGGCCCTGCGGACAAGAGCTGGACCATCGACATGCCGTCCGCCGTCGGGCTGGTGGTCGGTGGCACGCGTTACAACTGGAGCTACAGCTCCGAGCCGGAACCGTACCTGGACGGCCGCCGCATCGGCACGCCGCGCGGCCGGACCCTGGGCGGTTCGTCGTCGATCAACGGCATGGTCTACATCCGTGGCCATGCCCGGGATTACGACGCCTGGGCCAAACAGGGCTGCACCGGCTGGAGCTATCTGGACGTGCTGCCTTACTTCAAGCGGGCGCAGACCCATGCCGGCGGCGAAGACGATTACCGGGGGGCGGCCGGGCACTTGCACGTCACCCCGGGCGACGTGCAGACACCGCTGTGCGCGGCATTCCTGAAGGCCGGCGCCGAGGCCGGTTATGGCTTGAGCGACGACCTCAATGGCTATCGCCAGGAAGCCTTCGGCCCGGTCGATCGCACCACCCGCAACGGTCGGCGCTGGAGCACCTCGCGCGGTTATCTGAGCGAAGCGCTGGGCCGGGGCAACGTGCGGGTGAGCACCGATGCCCTGGCCTTGCGCATCCTGTTCAAAGGCCAGCGCGCCATCGGCATCGAATACGAGCAGAACGGAAAAACCCATCAGGCCTTCGCCCGACGCGAAGTGCTGCTGACCGCCGGGGCGATCAACTCGCCGCAACTGTTGTTGCTGTCGGGCATCGGTCCGGCTTCTGAACTGCGCGATCTGGGCATCACGGTCAAACAAGACCTGCCCGGTGTCGGCCGCCGTCTCAACGACCACCCCGACACCGTGGTGCAGTACCTGTGCAAGAAACCGGTGTCGCTGTATCCCTGGACCACCGCGCCGGGCAAATGGTGGATCGGCGCACGCTGGTTCGCCACTCACGACGGGTTGGCTGCGAGCAATCATTTCGAAGCCGGCGCGTTCATCCGCTCCCGGGCCGGGGTCGAACATCCCGACCTGCAATTGACCTTCATGCCGCTGGCGGTGAAACCCGGCAGTGTCGATCTGGTGCCCAACCATGCGTTCCAGATCCACATCGATCTGATGCGCCCCACCAGCCTGGGCAGCGTCACGCTCAACAGCGCCGACCCCCGGCAGCCGCCGCGCATCCTGTTCAATTACCTGAAAACCGAGCAGGATCGAGCGGACATGCGCGCCGGTGCCCGGCTGGTGCGCGAGATCATCGAACAATCGGCCATGGCCGCGTTCAAGGGCGAGGAACTGGTGCCCGGCCCGCAGGCGCAAAGTGACGAAGCGCTGGATGCCTGGGCCCGGCAGGTCACGGAAACCGGCTACCATGCCAGCGGTACGTGCAAGATGGGCCCGGCGAGCGACACCGAAGCGGTGGTCGACCCGCAATTGCGCGTGCATGGCCTGGACGGTTTGCGGGTGGTGGACGCCTCGATCATGCCGGTGATTGTCAGCGGCAACACCAACGCCCCGACGGTGATGATCGCGGAAAAGGCCAGCGATATGATTCGCGGCAGGTCGCCCCTGCCACGCAGTCAGGCAGCGGTATGGACTCACCCGCAATGGCAGACACGGCAACGATAG
- a CDS encoding sigma-70 family RNA polymerase sigma factor: MSSANQPLNQQVHNLYSEHHGWLQGWLHRKLGNRCDAADLAHDTFLRLLTRQVAKPLGSEPRALLTHIAKGLVIDRWRRQDIERAYLETIAHLPMAEVPSPETRLLILETLWRIEALLRELPAATRDTFLLSQIEGLTYAQIATRLNVSLITIKRHMRAAFIACLSVA; this comes from the coding sequence ATGTCGTCCGCCAACCAGCCTCTGAACCAGCAAGTCCATAACCTCTATAGCGAACACCACGGGTGGCTGCAGGGATGGTTGCACCGCAAACTGGGCAACCGCTGCGATGCCGCCGACCTGGCCCACGATACGTTCCTGCGCCTGTTGACGCGCCAGGTGGCCAAGCCGCTGGGCAGCGAACCGCGGGCGCTGCTGACGCACATTGCCAAGGGGCTGGTGATCGATCGCTGGCGCCGCCAGGACATCGAGCGGGCCTACCTGGAAACCATCGCCCATCTACCAATGGCCGAAGTGCCGTCGCCGGAAACCCGCCTGCTGATCCTCGAAACCCTGTGGCGCATCGAGGCGTTGCTGCGCGAACTGCCGGCGGCGACCCGCGATACGTTCCTGCTCTCGCAGATCGAAGGCCTGACCTACGCGCAGATCGCCACCCGCCTGAATGTCTCGCTGATCACCATCAAGCGCCACATGCGCGCGGCGTTCATTGCCTGTTTGAGCGTTGCCTGA
- a CDS encoding carboxymuconolactone decarboxylase family protein, with translation MQPRIDFYTASPDALKAMIALETAVSKLPLEKPLIELVKLRASQINGCAFCIDMHTADALKAGETTRRLFAVTAWREAPFFTDRERAALLWTETLTQLSLTHAPDEDYAAVAAQFSPKEMVDLTVAISTINSWNRLAVGFRKTPQA, from the coding sequence ATGCAACCGCGCATCGACTTCTACACCGCTTCCCCTGACGCCCTCAAAGCCATGATTGCCCTGGAAACCGCCGTCTCCAAGCTGCCGCTGGAAAAGCCCCTGATCGAACTGGTCAAGCTGCGTGCCTCGCAAATCAACGGCTGCGCCTTCTGCATCGACATGCACACCGCCGACGCCCTCAAGGCCGGCGAAACCACCCGCCGCCTGTTCGCCGTGACCGCCTGGCGCGAAGCGCCGTTCTTCACCGACCGTGAACGCGCCGCATTGCTGTGGACCGAAACCCTGACCCAACTGAGCCTGACCCACGCCCCGGATGAAGACTACGCAGCAGTCGCCGCACAGTTCTCGCCAAAGGAAATGGTCGACCTGACCGTGGCGATCAGCACCATCAACAGTTGGAACCGTTTGGCTGTTGGCTTCCGCAAAACCCCGCAGGCCTGA
- a CDS encoding aldehyde dehydrogenase family protein, with product MLQIRLFIAGNWQAPQVPQYRDVINPATEEVLAQVAVADASDAQRAISAARQAFDDGPWPTMAVTERAQLLQKIASLIEQDAEHLARLETLNAGKTLGESLGDIGNVVATFRYYAALLESESASVNSHAPAHVISFNQREPVGVCALIAPWNYPLLQAVWKIAPALAAGNTVVFKPSSLTPMTAHRLTALLAQAGVPDGVFNLLCGDGDVGEVLAASHEVDLVSLTGGAVAGGKVMRAASGNFKRVALELGGKNPNIVFADADFEVALDQALNAVFFNAGQICSAGSRLLLEDSIHDRFVEALQQRIAKIRLGNGLDQSTQMGPLISAGHRDQILTMIAGAVEQGATLLAGGTIPAQFDRGFWLSPTLLGNVTADMRIAREEIFGPVITVERFRDEAQSLRLANDTPFGLAAGVWTRDIGKAHRMARRLRVGTLWINDYNAAFPQAPWGGYKSSGIGRELSRAGLDEFTELKHIYLNTEPAALNWFGV from the coding sequence ATGCTGCAGATTCGTTTGTTCATCGCGGGGAATTGGCAAGCGCCACAGGTGCCGCAGTACCGCGATGTGATCAACCCCGCCACCGAGGAAGTATTGGCGCAGGTGGCCGTCGCCGATGCCAGCGACGCACAACGAGCAATCAGCGCCGCACGACAGGCCTTCGACGACGGCCCCTGGCCGACAATGGCGGTGACCGAACGCGCGCAACTGCTGCAGAAAATCGCCAGCCTGATCGAACAGGACGCCGAACACCTGGCGCGCCTGGAAACCCTGAACGCCGGCAAGACCCTGGGCGAGAGCCTCGGTGATATCGGCAACGTGGTCGCGACCTTCCGCTACTACGCCGCTCTGCTGGAAAGCGAAAGCGCCAGCGTCAACAGCCATGCGCCGGCCCATGTGATCAGCTTCAACCAGCGTGAACCGGTGGGCGTGTGCGCCCTGATCGCCCCCTGGAACTACCCGCTGCTGCAAGCGGTGTGGAAAATCGCCCCGGCTCTGGCCGCCGGCAATACCGTGGTGTTCAAGCCCAGCAGCCTGACCCCGATGACGGCCCATCGCCTGACCGCCCTGCTGGCGCAAGCCGGTGTGCCCGACGGCGTGTTCAACCTGTTGTGTGGCGATGGGGATGTGGGTGAAGTGCTTGCCGCCAGCCATGAGGTGGATCTGGTGTCGCTGACCGGTGGCGCCGTGGCCGGCGGCAAGGTGATGCGCGCGGCCAGCGGCAACTTCAAGCGCGTGGCCCTGGAACTGGGCGGCAAGAATCCGAACATCGTGTTTGCCGATGCCGATTTCGAGGTGGCGCTGGACCAGGCGCTGAACGCGGTGTTTTTCAACGCCGGGCAAATCTGCTCGGCCGGCTCGCGGCTGTTGCTTGAAGACAGCATTCATGACCGCTTCGTCGAGGCCTTGCAGCAGCGGATCGCGAAGATTCGCCTGGGCAATGGCCTCGACCAGTCGACTCAAATGGGTCCGCTGATCAGCGCCGGTCATCGCGACCAGATCCTGACGATGATTGCCGGCGCCGTCGAACAGGGCGCGACCTTGCTGGCCGGCGGGACGATCCCGGCGCAGTTCGACCGCGGTTTCTGGCTGTCGCCCACCCTGCTCGGCAACGTCACCGCCGACATGCGTATCGCCCGGGAAGAAATCTTCGGCCCGGTGATCACCGTCGAGCGTTTTCGCGACGAAGCCCAGTCACTGCGCCTGGCCAACGACACACCGTTCGGCCTGGCAGCCGGGGTGTGGACCCGGGACATCGGCAAGGCCCACCGCATGGCCCGGCGCCTGCGGGTCGGCACCCTGTGGATCAACGACTACAACGCCGCCTTTCCGCAGGCGCCCTGGGGTGGCTACAAGTCCAGCGGGATCGGCCGCGAGCTGTCCCGGGCGGGGCTGGATGAGTTCACCGAACTCAAGCACATCTACCTCAATACCGAACCTGCGGCGTTGAACTGGTTTGGTGTCTAG
- a CDS encoding choline ABC transporter substrate-binding protein produces MKALLLLASLSIPLLTHAAEPESCATVRFSDVGWTDITVTTAVASEVLESLGYKTKTTLLSIPVTYRALSSGKELDVFLGNWMPTTENDIKPYRDAGTVETVRANLQGAKYTLAVPQYVYDAGLHDFADIAKFKDKLNGQLYGIEPGNDGNRLIQTMIDKDAFGLKDFKIVESSEAAMLSQLKRTTRKNEWMVFLAWEPHPMNTRNKMKYLSGGDEYFGPNYGQATVYTNVRKGYLSECSNVGKLLQNMEFSLAMENQLMDAVLNQNQKPRAAAKAWLKANPAVLEAWLSGVSSRDGKDGLAMASARLAAQ; encoded by the coding sequence ATGAAAGCCTTGCTCTTGCTTGCATCCCTCAGTATCCCGTTGCTCACCCACGCCGCCGAACCGGAGTCCTGCGCCACGGTGAGGTTCTCCGATGTCGGCTGGACCGACATCACCGTCACCACCGCCGTGGCCAGCGAAGTGCTGGAATCGTTGGGCTACAAAACCAAGACCACGTTGCTGTCGATCCCGGTGACCTACCGCGCCCTGTCGTCCGGCAAGGAACTGGACGTGTTCCTCGGCAACTGGATGCCCACCACCGAAAACGACATCAAGCCGTACCGCGACGCCGGCACCGTGGAAACCGTGCGCGCCAACCTGCAAGGCGCCAAATACACCCTGGCGGTGCCCCAGTACGTGTACGACGCCGGGCTGCATGACTTCGCCGACATCGCCAAATTCAAGGACAAACTCAACGGCCAGCTCTACGGCATTGAACCGGGCAACGACGGCAACCGGCTGATCCAGACCATGATCGACAAGGACGCCTTCGGCCTGAAGGACTTCAAGATCGTCGAATCCAGCGAAGCGGCCATGCTCTCGCAACTCAAGCGCACCACGCGCAAGAACGAATGGATGGTGTTCCTGGCCTGGGAACCGCACCCGATGAACACCCGCAACAAAATGAAGTACCTCAGCGGCGGCGACGAATACTTCGGCCCCAACTATGGCCAGGCCACGGTCTACACCAACGTGCGCAAGGGCTACCTCAGCGAATGCAGCAACGTCGGCAAGCTGCTGCAGAACATGGAGTTCAGCCTGGCGATGGAGAACCAGTTGATGGATGCGGTGTTGAACCAGAATCAGAAACCACGGGCGGCGGCGAAGGCGTGGTTGAAAGCCAACCCTGCGGTGCTGGAAGCCTGGCTTTCCGGGGTGAGTAGCCGCGATGGCAAGGATGGTTTGGCGATGGCCAGTGCGCGATTGGCCGCCCAATAA
- a CDS encoding DHA2 family efflux MFS transporter permease subunit — translation MSRALAVPAQPFNAADMATATKVFAFATMCIGMFIALLDIQIVSASLRDIGGGLSAGTDETAWVQTSYLIAEIIVIPLSGWLSRVFSTRWLFCASAVGFTLTSLLCGLAWNIQSMIAFRALQGFLGGSMIPMVFTTAFVFFSGKQRVIAAATIGAVASLAPTLGPVIGGWITDISSWHWLFYINLVPGIFVAVAVPMLVKIDQPELSLLKGADYISMVFLALFLGCLEYTLEEGPRWNWFSDSTILTTAWISGLAGLAFIGRSLHVANPIVDLRALKDRNFALGCFFSFVTGIGLFATIYLTPLFLGRVRGYGALDIGLAVFSTGVFQLMAIPLYAFLANRIDLRWIMMTGLGLFALSMWDFSPITHDWGARELMLPQAFRGIAQQLAVPPAVTLTLGGLAPARLKHASGLFNLMRNLGGAIGIAACATILNDRTNLHFTRLAENLNSTNEAMNQWLAQVGNNFAALGQSGDVGVTASLHQLWQLTFREAQTQTYGDAFLMIMVCFIIATAMVPLMRKVQPPAAPSADAH, via the coding sequence ATGAGCCGCGCCCTCGCCGTCCCGGCGCAACCGTTCAATGCCGCCGACATGGCCACGGCGACCAAAGTCTTCGCCTTCGCCACCATGTGTATCGGCATGTTCATTGCGCTGCTGGACATCCAGATCGTCTCGGCTTCGCTGCGGGACATTGGCGGCGGGCTGTCCGCCGGCACCGACGAAACCGCCTGGGTGCAAACCAGCTACCTGATCGCCGAAATCATCGTGATCCCGCTGTCCGGCTGGCTGTCCCGGGTGTTCTCTACGCGCTGGCTGTTTTGCGCATCGGCGGTGGGTTTCACCCTGACCAGCCTGCTGTGCGGCCTGGCCTGGAACATCCAGAGCATGATTGCCTTTCGCGCTCTGCAAGGGTTTCTCGGCGGCTCGATGATCCCGATGGTGTTCACCACGGCCTTCGTGTTCTTCAGCGGCAAACAACGGGTCATCGCCGCCGCCACCATCGGCGCGGTGGCCTCGCTGGCACCAACGCTGGGGCCGGTCATTGGTGGCTGGATCACCGATATTTCGTCCTGGCACTGGCTGTTCTACATCAACCTGGTGCCGGGCATTTTCGTCGCCGTGGCAGTGCCGATGCTGGTGAAGATCGACCAGCCGGAACTGTCGCTGCTCAAGGGCGCCGACTATATAAGCATGGTGTTTCTGGCGCTGTTCCTCGGTTGCCTGGAATACACCCTGGAAGAAGGCCCGCGCTGGAACTGGTTCAGTGACAGCACGATCCTGACCACCGCGTGGATCAGTGGCCTGGCGGGCCTGGCCTTCATCGGCCGCAGCCTGCACGTGGCCAACCCGATCGTCGATCTGCGCGCCCTGAAAGACCGCAACTTCGCCCTCGGCTGTTTCTTCTCGTTCGTCACCGGGATCGGCCTGTTCGCCACCATCTACCTGACGCCGCTGTTTCTCGGCCGGGTGCGTGGTTATGGCGCACTGGACATTGGCCTGGCGGTTTTCTCCACGGGCGTGTTCCAGCTCATGGCGATTCCGCTGTACGCCTTTCTGGCCAACCGCATCGACCTGCGCTGGATCATGATGACCGGCCTTGGGCTGTTCGCCCTGTCGATGTGGGATTTCAGCCCGATCACCCACGACTGGGGCGCCAGGGAATTGATGTTGCCGCAAGCCTTTCGCGGGATTGCGCAGCAATTGGCGGTACCGCCAGCGGTGACCCTGACGCTCGGTGGGCTGGCACCGGCACGGCTGAAACACGCTTCAGGGTTATTCAACTTGATGAGAAACCTGGGCGGCGCCATCGGCATCGCGGCCTGCGCGACCATCCTCAATGACCGCACCAACCTGCACTTCACCCGCCTGGCGGAAAACCTCAACAGCACCAACGAGGCGATGAACCAGTGGCTGGCCCAGGTCGGCAACAACTTCGCCGCCCTCGGCCAGAGCGGCGACGTCGGTGTCACCGCCAGCCTGCATCAGCTGTGGCAGCTGACCTTCCGCGAAGCGCAGACCCAGACCTACGGCGATGCGTTCCTGATGATCATGGTCTGCTTCATCATCGCCACGGCGATGGTGCCCTTGATGCGCAAGGTGCAACCACCGGCGGCGCCGAGTGCGGATGCTCACTGA